A region from the Sandaracinus amylolyticus genome encodes:
- a CDS encoding AraC family transcriptional regulator: protein MLVSSYSARTIAPFQRGPQDAAHPTIEIVWVTSGRIAATVDGAPQCLDADCFSVIAPGTPHSSWTLDDEVTSHVLHLFASPRVALTSGVYPREGEVASVLRAFPPPTASRRELERAARALVDATRTLATPLGASVDERVLRVARSVAHDPAAPVTLAELARRARMSRHHFARSFRRDIGLAPMAYVRRLRAERAAVLLRVTDRSIAEIAFACGFSSAGRLSEAFRARFATSPTAWREEQRAERARQSP from the coding sequence ATGCTGGTCTCGAGCTACAGCGCGCGCACCATCGCGCCGTTCCAGCGAGGTCCACAGGACGCCGCGCATCCGACGATCGAGATCGTGTGGGTGACCAGCGGCCGCATCGCCGCGACGGTCGACGGCGCGCCCCAGTGCCTCGACGCCGACTGCTTCTCGGTGATCGCGCCGGGCACGCCGCACTCGAGCTGGACCCTCGACGACGAGGTCACGAGCCACGTGCTGCACCTCTTCGCGTCGCCGCGCGTCGCGCTCACCAGCGGCGTCTATCCGCGCGAGGGCGAGGTCGCGAGCGTGCTCCGCGCGTTCCCGCCGCCCACCGCGTCGCGCCGCGAGCTCGAGCGCGCCGCGCGTGCGCTCGTCGACGCGACGAGGACGCTCGCGACGCCGCTCGGCGCGTCGGTGGACGAGCGTGTGCTCCGGGTGGCGCGCTCGGTCGCGCACGATCCCGCGGCGCCGGTGACGCTCGCCGAGCTCGCGCGTCGCGCGCGGATGAGCCGCCACCACTTCGCGCGCTCGTTCCGGCGCGACATCGGCCTCGCGCCGATGGCCTACGTGCGACGGCTCCGCGCCGAGCGCGCCGCGGTGTTGCTGCGCGTGACGGATCGCTCGATCGCGGAGATCGCGTTCGCGTGCGGCTTCAGCTCGGCGGGGCGGCTGAGCGAGGCGTTCCGCGCGCGCTTCGCGACGAGCCCGACGGCGTGGCGAGAAGAGCAACGCGCGGAACGAGCGCGGCAATCGCCGTGA
- a CDS encoding 1-aminocyclopropane-1-carboxylate deaminase/D-cysteine desulfhydrase, whose protein sequence is MTLLVERWPRLSAIPHVDLGTSPTPLERMAKLSSVAGAEVWCKRDDLTGTLYGGNKVRKLEFLLAQAAAEGADTILTTGAAGSHHVLATTLYGRRRGFEVHAVVMPQVRNPHVEENLRADLKGGAILHPFSGYAMFPAAMAGVAAKLKVQKKRVFVIGPGGSDATGVLGYVEAGLEIARQLLDLPGREPDAIYVPLGSGGTAAGLAVGLAAAGVMAEIVAVRVTPRHLLNKPVLATLTRGLVQRLREHTDRFPGVGEIAMKNLTIEEGFLGEGYGYATGAGREAGRVAAETEGLTLDPAYTSKTLAALLAHARGPRKGQRLLYVHTLSSAPIEPLVEGAPPLSRALTKLMTEP, encoded by the coding sequence ATGACCTTGCTCGTCGAACGGTGGCCTCGCCTCTCCGCGATCCCCCACGTCGACCTCGGCACCTCGCCCACCCCGCTCGAGCGCATGGCGAAGCTCTCGTCGGTCGCGGGCGCCGAGGTCTGGTGCAAGCGCGACGACCTCACCGGCACGCTCTACGGCGGCAACAAGGTGCGCAAGCTCGAGTTCCTGCTCGCGCAGGCCGCGGCCGAGGGCGCCGACACGATCCTCACCACCGGCGCGGCGGGCTCGCACCACGTGCTCGCGACCACGCTGTACGGCCGGCGTCGCGGCTTCGAGGTGCACGCGGTCGTGATGCCGCAGGTGCGCAACCCGCACGTCGAGGAGAACCTGCGCGCCGATCTGAAGGGCGGCGCGATCCTCCACCCGTTCTCGGGCTACGCGATGTTCCCCGCGGCGATGGCGGGTGTCGCCGCGAAGCTCAAGGTGCAGAAGAAGCGCGTCTTCGTGATCGGTCCCGGCGGGAGCGACGCGACGGGCGTGCTCGGCTACGTCGAGGCGGGGCTCGAGATCGCACGGCAGCTCCTCGACCTCCCGGGGCGCGAGCCCGACGCGATCTACGTCCCGCTCGGCAGCGGCGGCACCGCGGCGGGGCTCGCGGTCGGGCTCGCGGCAGCGGGCGTGATGGCGGAGATCGTCGCGGTGCGCGTGACGCCGCGGCACCTGCTCAACAAGCCGGTGCTCGCGACGCTCACCCGCGGTCTCGTGCAGCGCCTGCGCGAGCACACCGACCGTTTCCCCGGGGTCGGCGAGATCGCGATGAAGAACCTGACGATCGAGGAGGGCTTCCTCGGCGAGGGCTACGGCTACGCGACGGGCGCCGGGCGCGAGGCCGGGCGCGTGGCCGCGGAGACCGAGGGCCTGACCCTCGATCCCGCGTACACCAGCAAGACGCTCGCGGCGCTCCTCGCGCACGCACGCGGCCCGCGCAAGGGCCAGCGCCTCCTGTACGTCCACACGCTGTCGAGCGCGCCGATCGAGCCGCTGGTCGAGGGCGCGCCGCCGCTGTCGCGGGCGCTCACGAAGCTGATGACCGAGCCCTGA
- a CDS encoding OmpA family protein: protein MRLSTSLALLSLLLFAPASALTPSVALAQEFDEFDEEFEEEEREEQRRQAPPPAEDESELEEDDLESDEFGEEGGEDVEAPPSDPPRATEPTGYRGRGGDLIRDRPSEEWRDRRIVLHNTWGGSVGGIHVVDAGSGPSETFRVQLLTDFFFADGFLNSGANHSHIGGSLSISWTPFDFIELYGSLASYANSTDNPAESPQLFQVLGDSVLGVKGYYEILPFLVVGGDVSAHLLNTVGDIGLVGESTSVGIRANLAADLRGLESPIPLIARLNLQYYFDNSEALVDDAEQARYNGLPTVGPDARLPYEDETRQLLTRFERYSLDINRTDFFDVAIGLEAPFTVMQDFTISPILEWVLRVPVNRQGYNCLYVPDPITGDPIAGDDGCLERQGFDAFPSTLTIGVRVMPPFRGLSITAAVDIGTTGMSTFVRELSGNAPYDVILGLGYAFDAMPRIQTVEREVERRIEVTTPPPARGRVIGSVVEAGTTTPVANATVTYVGRELTPQSTSADGRFVSYELEPGEVVVDLTHPEYNAGRCSATIAAEGGDVEVRCELQPLPRLGDVRGTLRSDTGTPVVGANVQVTGPQAFSVSSDASGGFARQGLPPGTYTARVDAEGYLITQETFEVRPRETAAPEITVIARPRRSLVDVRAREIIIRRQVNFATDSAEILPDSAPLLSEIADALLRNPAIRRVEIQGHTDSNGDDAHNMDLSQRRAEAVRTWLIGLGVEADRLTAQGYGETRPLVPNITAANRARNRRVQFIISDRAAE, encoded by the coding sequence ATGCGACTTTCGACTTCACTCGCTCTTCTCTCCCTGCTCCTCTTCGCTCCAGCTTCGGCCCTGACACCCTCGGTCGCGCTCGCGCAGGAGTTCGACGAGTTCGACGAGGAGTTCGAGGAAGAAGAGCGCGAGGAGCAGCGGCGTCAGGCCCCGCCCCCCGCGGAAGACGAGAGCGAGCTCGAAGAGGACGACCTCGAGTCCGACGAGTTCGGCGAGGAAGGTGGCGAGGACGTCGAGGCGCCGCCGAGCGATCCGCCCCGCGCCACCGAGCCCACCGGATATCGCGGCCGCGGCGGCGATCTCATCCGCGATCGGCCGAGCGAGGAATGGCGTGATCGCCGCATCGTCCTCCACAACACGTGGGGCGGCTCGGTGGGCGGCATCCACGTCGTCGACGCCGGCTCGGGCCCGAGCGAGACGTTCCGCGTCCAGCTCCTCACCGACTTCTTCTTCGCCGACGGCTTCCTCAACTCGGGCGCGAACCACAGCCACATCGGCGGCTCGCTCTCGATCAGCTGGACGCCCTTCGACTTCATCGAGCTCTACGGCTCGCTCGCGAGCTACGCGAACTCGACCGACAACCCCGCGGAGAGCCCGCAGCTCTTCCAGGTGCTCGGCGACTCCGTGCTCGGCGTGAAGGGCTACTACGAGATCCTTCCGTTCCTCGTCGTCGGCGGCGACGTCTCGGCGCACCTGCTCAACACCGTCGGCGACATCGGCCTCGTCGGCGAGAGCACCAGCGTCGGCATCCGCGCGAACCTCGCGGCGGACCTTCGCGGCCTCGAGTCGCCCATCCCGCTGATCGCGCGCCTCAACCTCCAGTACTACTTCGACAACTCGGAGGCGCTGGTCGACGACGCCGAGCAGGCTCGTTACAACGGCCTCCCGACCGTCGGCCCCGACGCGCGCCTGCCCTACGAGGACGAGACGCGCCAGCTGCTGACGCGCTTCGAGCGCTACTCGCTCGACATCAACCGCACGGACTTCTTCGACGTCGCGATCGGCCTCGAGGCGCCGTTCACGGTGATGCAGGACTTCACCATCAGCCCGATCCTCGAGTGGGTCCTGCGCGTGCCGGTGAACCGCCAGGGCTACAACTGCCTCTACGTGCCCGACCCGATCACCGGCGATCCGATCGCGGGTGACGACGGCTGCCTCGAGCGCCAGGGCTTCGACGCGTTCCCGAGCACGCTGACGATCGGCGTGCGCGTGATGCCGCCCTTCCGTGGTCTCTCGATCACGGCCGCGGTCGACATCGGCACGACCGGCATGTCGACGTTCGTGCGCGAGCTCTCGGGCAACGCGCCGTACGACGTGATCCTCGGGCTCGGCTACGCGTTCGACGCGATGCCGCGCATCCAAACCGTCGAGCGCGAGGTCGAGCGCCGCATCGAGGTCACCACGCCGCCGCCCGCGCGCGGTCGCGTGATCGGCAGCGTCGTCGAGGCGGGCACCACCACCCCGGTCGCGAACGCGACGGTGACGTACGTCGGTCGCGAGCTCACGCCGCAGTCGACGTCGGCGGACGGACGCTTCGTGAGCTACGAGCTCGAGCCGGGCGAGGTCGTCGTCGACCTCACGCACCCCGAGTACAACGCGGGTCGCTGCAGCGCGACGATCGCCGCCGAGGGCGGTGACGTCGAGGTCCGCTGCGAGCTCCAGCCGCTGCCGCGCCTCGGCGACGTGCGCGGCACGCTGCGCAGCGACACCGGCACGCCGGTCGTCGGCGCGAACGTGCAGGTCACCGGACCGCAGGCGTTCAGCGTCTCGAGCGACGCGAGCGGCGGCTTCGCGCGCCAGGGCCTGCCGCCCGGCACGTACACCGCGCGTGTCGACGCCGAGGGCTACCTCATCACGCAGGAGACCTTCGAGGTCCGCCCGCGCGAGACCGCGGCCCCCGAGATCACCGTCATCGCGCGCCCGCGCCGCTCGCTCGTCGACGTCCGCGCGCGCGAGATCATCATCCGCCGTCAGGTGAACTTCGCGACCGACAGCGCGGAGATCCTGCCCGACAGCGCGCCGCTGCTCAGCGAGATCGCGGACGCGCTGCTGCGCAACCCCGCGATCCGCCGCGTCGAGATCCAGGGCCACACCGACAGCAACGGCGACGACGCGCACAACATGGACCTCTCGCAGCGTCGCGCGGAGGCGGTGCGCACGTGGCTCATCGGGCTCGGCGTCGAGGCGGATCGCCTGACGGCGCAGGGCTACGGCGAGACGCGCCCGCTGGTGCCGAACATCACGGCGGCGAACCGCGCGCGCAACCGCCGCGTGCAGTTCATCATCTCGGATCGCGCCGCCGAGTGA
- the xseB gene encoding exodeoxyribonuclease VII small subunit: MTEPAEPAFEAILARLSEVVGELERGDLPLERSLALFEEGVRLARLGGTRLDDAEARVEELLAAGEAGVRTRPIDPRTTTADAPTASRPQQREPR; the protein is encoded by the coding sequence GTGACCGAGCCGGCGGAGCCCGCGTTCGAAGCGATCCTCGCGCGCCTCTCCGAGGTGGTCGGGGAGCTCGAGCGTGGCGATCTGCCGCTCGAGCGCTCGCTCGCGCTCTTCGAAGAGGGCGTGCGCCTCGCGCGCCTCGGTGGGACGCGCCTCGACGACGCGGAAGCGCGCGTCGAGGAGCTGCTCGCCGCGGGCGAAGCCGGCGTCCGCACGCGCCCGATCGATCCCCGGACGACGACGGCCGACGCGCCCACCGCGTCGCGCCCGCAGCAGAGAGAGCCCCGATGA
- a CDS encoding HEAT repeat domain-containing protein encodes MARDPRLILIVSLVISCAASARGWLERLPIERDVRALVSSDRVARRGAARRLGREGAQELAVDALLAALERETDPDVRAEIVDALARRRDPRAIEALSDNVLRLRDEEREARVRALAAIDLPLARRALAAALGGPAAELASAGLIELGGVVVDEVARLLDVPAIAPRAAMVLGRIGDRSGVEALLARAQSDDVDTRVAVIDALGIAGDERASPVVLAAISDGDARVAIAALHAIARIGGRHASDAVAAQVGREEVSIAAIEALAVIDPARAAPLLDEALASHTREAAWSVMVGLPDVAFVALLARAADDERTRGAACDALARIAEGAGVEALRAIASRHEDAHAALAIALRRWRDLEGSTRESALRVIAAGDGDRALLLRAVARDGSARAAIRARLASDDADARAIAARALAMLGDGDDALTRAIGREDDAVALEIEIAAAVALGMRIPAPSLAWLDDRERAAAALQALSIAPEAELARDARDRRRAMLAALRSDVPRLRAVAATSLARRGDERARVAIAALLEDGTPEVRLAAASALARLDGGRDAQVVPAIASRLAIEPEPRVRRALLDALRGVDASATGATCLHARLDRAAAIDVEIVLADGTWLRERTLPSGELVVCDLAHADADVRLAP; translated from the coding sequence GTGGCTCGCGATCCCCGTCTGATCCTGATCGTCTCGCTCGTGATCTCGTGCGCGGCGAGCGCGCGCGGGTGGCTCGAGCGGCTGCCGATCGAGCGCGACGTGCGCGCGCTGGTGTCGAGCGATCGCGTGGCGCGGAGAGGAGCAGCGCGACGGCTCGGTCGCGAGGGCGCGCAGGAGCTCGCGGTCGACGCGCTGCTCGCCGCGCTGGAGCGCGAGACCGATCCCGACGTGCGCGCGGAGATCGTCGACGCGCTCGCGCGACGCCGCGATCCGCGGGCGATCGAGGCCCTGAGCGACAACGTGCTGCGGCTGCGCGACGAGGAGCGCGAGGCGCGGGTGCGGGCGCTCGCGGCGATCGATCTCCCGCTCGCGCGTCGCGCGCTCGCCGCGGCGCTCGGAGGGCCCGCGGCGGAGCTCGCGTCGGCGGGGCTGATCGAGCTCGGGGGCGTCGTGGTCGACGAGGTCGCCCGTTTGCTCGACGTGCCCGCGATCGCGCCGCGCGCGGCGATGGTGCTCGGGCGCATCGGAGATCGCAGCGGGGTCGAGGCGCTCCTCGCGCGCGCCCAGAGCGACGACGTCGACACACGCGTCGCGGTGATCGACGCGCTCGGGATCGCAGGGGACGAGCGCGCGAGCCCGGTCGTGCTCGCCGCGATCTCCGACGGCGATGCGCGCGTCGCGATCGCGGCGCTGCACGCGATCGCGCGGATCGGAGGGCGTCACGCGAGCGATGCGGTCGCGGCGCAGGTCGGGCGCGAGGAGGTCTCGATCGCGGCGATCGAGGCGCTCGCGGTGATCGATCCCGCGCGCGCCGCGCCGCTGCTCGACGAGGCGCTCGCGAGCCACACGCGCGAGGCCGCGTGGAGCGTGATGGTCGGCCTGCCCGACGTCGCGTTCGTGGCGCTGCTCGCGCGCGCCGCCGACGACGAGCGCACGCGCGGCGCAGCGTGTGATGCGCTCGCGCGGATCGCGGAGGGCGCGGGCGTCGAGGCGCTGCGCGCGATCGCGAGCCGGCACGAGGACGCGCACGCCGCGCTCGCGATCGCGCTGCGCCGATGGCGCGATCTCGAGGGCTCGACGCGCGAGAGCGCGCTCCGGGTGATCGCCGCGGGCGACGGAGATCGCGCGCTCCTGCTGCGCGCGGTCGCGCGAGACGGAAGCGCGCGCGCGGCGATCCGTGCCCGGCTCGCGAGCGATGACGCCGACGCCCGCGCGATCGCGGCGCGGGCGCTGGCGATGCTCGGCGACGGAGACGACGCGCTCACCCGAGCGATCGGGCGCGAGGACGACGCGGTCGCGCTCGAGATCGAGATCGCCGCCGCGGTCGCGCTCGGGATGCGGATACCCGCGCCTTCGCTCGCGTGGCTCGACGATCGTGAGCGCGCGGCCGCCGCGCTCCAGGCGCTGTCGATCGCCCCCGAGGCCGAGCTCGCGCGCGACGCGCGGGATCGACGCCGCGCGATGCTCGCGGCGCTGCGATCCGACGTGCCGCGGCTGCGCGCGGTCGCCGCGACGTCCCTCGCGCGCCGTGGAGACGAGCGCGCGCGCGTCGCGATCGCCGCGCTGCTCGAGGACGGCACGCCCGAGGTGCGCCTCGCCGCCGCGAGCGCGCTCGCACGCCTCGACGGAGGACGCGACGCGCAGGTGGTCCCCGCGATCGCGTCGCGCCTCGCGATCGAGCCCGAGCCGCGGGTCCGGCGCGCGCTGCTCGATGCGCTCCGCGGGGTCGACGCGAGCGCCACGGGCGCGACGTGCCTGCACGCGCGGCTCGATCGCGCGGCGGCGATCGACGTCGAGATCGTGCTCGCGGACGGCACGTGGCTCCGCGAGCGCACGCTGCCGAGCGGCGAGCTCGTCGTGTGCGACCTCGCCCACGCCGACGCCGACGTGCGGCTCGCGCCGTGA
- a CDS encoding serine/threonine protein kinase has translation MINDRFRIVSLIARGGMGKVYRAEQAPLGREVALKVLNPNYSGDSDPEFHKRFFLEASTTAKLTHPNTVSIFDYGRTDDDIYYIAMELLEGKTLHRALREAGPMDAGRALHIARQVCRSLREAHGLGVIHRDLKPANVYLVKHGDESDFVKVLDFGLVKNLEDKGEDLTQTGLFMGSPKYMSPEQIRGERVDGRADIYALGVIMYEMLTGKVPFDRPNSVNILMAHVHEAPPAMREINPNVHVPPILEQIVMKTMAKKAEDRFASMDELLVALKQVSVDAGLGGLSMHQSLSGEFAIPNATGAFAAVAISGDPLSMTATGSGPTPSLTPTGTPLPLGSSPGALGAPPSVEQPTKSRLPIVIAAVSVLVLLGVGVVAMNSGAPETETPAVTTTVPPPLPTGERPDPTGTGAGTGTSVSTGVGTPTQPQVVHTLVSLRSTPAGAMVSVESSDGATRQYGPTPADVEWTGADAERGRQVTFRFELQGHRDFSVTRTISGDELEVSAELEAVAAGRPFRPRPPRRPEGGGTDGPVGPVKGYKLDPY, from the coding sequence GTGATCAATGATCGCTTCCGCATCGTCTCGCTCATCGCGCGCGGCGGGATGGGCAAGGTCTACCGCGCCGAGCAGGCGCCGCTCGGCCGCGAGGTCGCGCTCAAGGTCCTGAACCCGAACTACTCCGGCGACAGCGACCCCGAGTTCCACAAGCGCTTCTTCCTCGAAGCGTCGACGACCGCGAAGCTCACGCACCCGAACACGGTGTCGATCTTCGACTACGGCCGCACCGACGACGACATCTATTACATCGCGATGGAGCTCCTCGAGGGGAAGACGCTCCATCGCGCGCTGCGCGAAGCGGGCCCGATGGACGCGGGCCGCGCGCTCCACATCGCGCGCCAGGTGTGCCGCTCGCTGCGCGAGGCGCACGGGCTCGGCGTCATCCACCGCGACCTCAAGCCGGCGAACGTCTACCTCGTCAAGCACGGCGACGAGAGCGACTTCGTGAAGGTGCTCGACTTCGGCCTCGTGAAGAACCTCGAGGACAAGGGCGAGGACCTCACGCAGACGGGCCTCTTCATGGGCTCGCCGAAGTACATGTCGCCCGAGCAGATCCGCGGCGAGCGGGTCGACGGGCGCGCCGACATCTACGCGCTCGGCGTGATCATGTACGAGATGCTCACCGGGAAGGTGCCGTTCGATCGGCCCAACTCGGTCAACATCCTCATGGCGCACGTGCACGAGGCGCCTCCCGCGATGCGGGAGATCAACCCGAACGTGCACGTCCCGCCGATCCTCGAGCAGATCGTCATGAAGACGATGGCGAAGAAGGCGGAAGACCGCTTCGCCTCGATGGACGAGCTGCTCGTCGCGCTCAAGCAGGTGAGCGTCGACGCGGGCCTCGGCGGGCTCTCGATGCACCAGTCGCTGAGCGGCGAGTTCGCGATCCCGAACGCGACCGGCGCGTTCGCCGCGGTCGCGATCAGCGGCGACCCGCTCTCGATGACGGCGACGGGCAGCGGGCCGACGCCCTCGCTCACGCCGACCGGCACGCCGCTGCCCCTCGGCAGCTCGCCGGGCGCGCTCGGCGCGCCGCCGTCGGTCGAGCAACCGACCAAGAGCCGCTTGCCGATCGTGATCGCGGCGGTCTCGGTGCTGGTGCTGCTCGGCGTCGGCGTCGTCGCGATGAACAGCGGCGCGCCGGAGACCGAGACGCCGGCCGTCACGACGACCGTCCCGCCGCCGCTGCCGACCGGCGAGCGACCCGATCCGACCGGCACTGGCGCCGGCACGGGCACCTCGGTCTCGACCGGCGTGGGGACGCCGACGCAGCCGCAGGTCGTGCACACCCTCGTGTCGCTGCGCTCCACGCCGGCGGGCGCGATGGTCAGCGTCGAGTCGTCGGACGGCGCCACGCGCCAGTACGGCCCGACGCCCGCGGACGTCGAGTGGACCGGCGCCGACGCGGAGCGCGGTCGACAGGTGACGTTCCGCTTCGAGCTCCAGGGCCACCGCGACTTCTCGGTGACTCGGACGATCTCCGGCGACGAGCTCGAGGTGAGCGCGGAGCTGGAAGCGGTGGCAGCCGGACGGCCCTTCCGTCCGCGGCCGCCGCGCCGCCCCGAGGGCGGGGGGACCGACGGTCCTGTGGGACCGGTCAAGGGATACAAACTGGATCCGTACTGA
- a CDS encoding TonB-dependent receptor domain-containing protein, whose translation MVPIPADHKRRRVGALLLTGLLAGMALAALDPSIAYADVRTEARTMFRRGMAMIAEGNIDEGVAQLQEAYDILPHPNVIYNIARAYAEAGRYAEAVEYFERYLESDPADRDEVVSFLTALRQRIDSQQQRAVAAAQPSQPTTAEPQPQVEAPLASAEEIQALEDSATQIAALAEATQSDALRQRAERLRLLAETLRSRRDAADVDGTNEVPGTSPGEEPGESGGSSTTQGSGQLAEGETQPDGEDSLQLGAQRQGDTYEESVVSSSRAAQSPLDAPNSTTTITAQDIRLSGLQSPALVLRRAAGVSIQQSNPGDPQISIRGLNQRLSNRTIVLIDGRSVYLDFLGATIFGMLPLNMEDIERIEVIRGPASALYGADAVTGIINIITRPIGEGRSYVSANLGTGGQLMVRSGVYARADRFRFRVAGGYQREDQFAREVSDQRVDILPSGRDPNLGYERLSFQGDVSYRFDGGYTARAGSGISTGEFTFQGVSRLRQLRPQNVTFAQTYASFETPWGLSSRVFWNRFNTDVNNIGLIPGGLDLIQDQSVRRSDVIDAELVFSQTFDLLGIENQFIGGLAYRFKEVDWEWLRDQVQTQHHGALFLQDTLRFSDVLQVVLSIRGDLHPLAGPQVSPRGSIVVHPTPGQSIRLTGGAAFRSPTFAESYLQVPNNTPLRGVMAFGVGNERLNPERLISVELGYMNQMTEYFALELNGYYNVVLDQILLTRNQQFRLADFQGGNPLARYFPEHQAYPLSALEWANEPEQFQQIGGEIGIRVFPVQGLDIYANYAIHETSPFVGYDGAAGPLHDDQRTSAHMVNAGIQYRSPFGLDLSVDFSWQSDQYWVEQELDPERGGVAFRRFHLPAYATLNARVGWRFFDDQLELAFVGTNLIDDGHREHPFGQPIDRRFLGSVTVRF comes from the coding sequence ATGGTTCCCATTCCTGCCGATCACAAGCGCCGTCGTGTCGGCGCGCTGCTCCTGACCGGGCTGCTCGCGGGCATGGCGCTCGCCGCGTTGGATCCGAGCATCGCGTACGCCGACGTGCGCACCGAAGCGCGCACGATGTTCCGCCGCGGCATGGCGATGATCGCCGAGGGCAACATCGACGAGGGCGTCGCGCAGCTGCAGGAGGCGTACGACATCCTCCCGCACCCGAACGTCATCTACAACATCGCGCGCGCGTACGCCGAGGCGGGCCGCTACGCGGAGGCGGTCGAGTACTTCGAGCGCTACCTCGAGAGCGATCCCGCCGATCGCGACGAGGTCGTGAGCTTCCTGACCGCGCTGCGCCAGCGCATCGACTCGCAGCAGCAGCGCGCGGTCGCCGCGGCGCAGCCATCACAGCCGACGACCGCCGAGCCGCAGCCGCAGGTCGAAGCACCGCTCGCGAGCGCCGAGGAGATCCAGGCGCTCGAGGACTCCGCGACGCAGATCGCCGCGCTCGCCGAGGCGACGCAGAGCGATGCGCTGCGCCAGCGCGCCGAGCGTCTCCGTTTGCTTGCCGAGACGCTCCGCTCGCGCCGCGATGCCGCGGACGTCGACGGCACCAACGAAGTGCCGGGCACGTCGCCCGGCGAAGAGCCGGGCGAGAGCGGCGGCTCGAGCACGACCCAGGGCAGCGGTCAGCTCGCCGAGGGCGAGACGCAGCCGGACGGCGAGGACTCGCTGCAGCTCGGGGCGCAGCGTCAGGGCGACACGTACGAAGAGTCGGTCGTCAGCTCGTCGCGTGCAGCGCAGTCGCCGCTCGATGCGCCCAACTCGACGACGACGATCACCGCGCAGGACATCCGCCTGTCGGGTCTGCAGTCGCCCGCGCTCGTGCTGCGTCGCGCGGCCGGCGTGTCGATCCAGCAGAGCAACCCGGGTGATCCGCAGATCTCGATCCGCGGCCTCAACCAGCGTCTGTCGAACCGCACCATCGTGCTGATCGACGGCCGCTCGGTGTACCTCGACTTCCTGGGCGCGACGATCTTCGGGATGTTGCCGCTCAACATGGAGGACATCGAGCGCATCGAGGTCATCCGTGGTCCCGCGTCGGCCCTCTACGGCGCCGACGCCGTCACCGGCATCATCAACATCATCACGCGTCCGATCGGCGAAGGTCGCAGCTACGTCAGCGCGAACCTCGGCACCGGCGGACAGCTGATGGTGCGCAGCGGCGTGTACGCGCGCGCCGATCGCTTCCGCTTCCGCGTCGCCGGCGGCTATCAGCGCGAGGATCAGTTCGCGCGCGAGGTCTCGGACCAGCGCGTCGACATCCTTCCCTCGGGCCGCGATCCGAACCTCGGCTACGAGCGCCTCTCGTTCCAGGGCGACGTCAGCTACCGCTTCGACGGCGGCTACACGGCGCGCGCCGGCTCGGGCATCTCGACCGGCGAGTTCACCTTCCAGGGCGTCAGCCGCCTTCGCCAGCTGCGCCCGCAGAACGTCACGTTCGCGCAGACCTACGCGAGCTTCGAGACCCCGTGGGGCCTCTCGTCGCGCGTGTTCTGGAACCGCTTCAACACCGACGTGAACAACATCGGTCTGATCCCCGGCGGTCTCGACCTCATCCAGGACCAGAGCGTGCGTCGCTCCGACGTCATCGACGCGGAGCTCGTGTTCTCGCAGACGTTCGATCTCCTCGGCATCGAGAACCAGTTCATCGGCGGCCTGGCCTATCGCTTCAAGGAAGTCGACTGGGAGTGGCTGCGCGATCAGGTGCAGACGCAGCACCACGGCGCGCTCTTCCTCCAGGACACGCTGCGCTTCTCCGACGTGCTCCAGGTCGTCCTCTCGATCCGCGGCGACCTCCACCCGCTCGCCGGTCCGCAGGTCTCGCCGCGCGGCTCGATCGTCGTGCACCCGACGCCCGGCCAGTCGATCCGCCTGACCGGCGGCGCGGCGTTCCGCTCGCCCACGTTCGCCGAGTCGTACCTGCAGGTGCCGAACAACACGCCGCTGCGCGGCGTGATGGCGTTCGGTGTCGGCAACGAGCGGCTGAACCCGGAGCGCCTGATCTCGGTCGAGCTCGGTTACATGAACCAGATGACCGAGTACTTCGCCCTGGAGCTCAACGGTTATTACAACGTCGTGCTCGACCAGATCCTGCTGACTCGCAATCAGCAGTTCCGACTGGCCGACTTCCAGGGTGGCAATCCGCTCGCGCGTTATTTCCCCGAGCACCAGGCCTATCCGCTGTCCGCGCTCGAGTGGGCGAACGAGCCCGAGCAGTTCCAGCAGATCGGTGGCGAGATCGGTATCCGCGTCTTCCCGGTGCAGGGCCTCGACATCTACGCGAACTACGCGATCCACGAGACCAGTCCGTTCGTCGGTTACGACGGGGCGGCCGGTCCGCTCCACGACGACCAGCGCACGAGCGCGCACATGGTCAACGCGGGCATCCAGTACCGCTCGCCGTTCGGGCTCGATCTGTCGGTCGATTTCTCGTGGCAGAGCGACCAGTACTGGGTCGAGCAGGAGCTCGATCCCGAGCGCGGCGGCGTCGCGTTCCGCCGCTTCCACCTGCCCGCGTACGCGACGCTCAACGCGCGTGTCGGCTGGCGCTTCTTCGACGATCAGCTCGAGCTCGCGTTCGTCGGCACCAACCTGATCGACGACGGGCACCGCGAGCATCCGTTCGGTCAGCCCATCGACCGCCGCTTCCTCGGGTCCGTGACCGTTCGCTTCTGA